A genome region from Flammeovirga agarivorans includes the following:
- a CDS encoding SusC/RagA family TonB-linked outer membrane protein has translation MKKLLLTLFFSISCISLYAQNTLSGKVKNSTGDGVIGATIQIIGTQKGSITDFEGNFKIDGIQLNDSIQVSSIGYVTETRVISSFSPIQVFLNEDMEQLEEVVVIGYGVMKKSDLTGAVSSVKSEDVEKIPASNPLQSLQGKISGVQITSGNTPGSSPKVQIRGVGTTGNSSPLYVVDGMLLDDINFLSSNDIESMEVLKDASATAIYGSRGANGVVIISTKQGSKGKAKVTLGSYVGMQQVAARPNMVNAQKYAMLQNEIMNNQGSDLIYTQEQIRNMDNGTNWIDEATRNAPIQNYQVGVSGGSYNMMYNITAGYFNQLGVVEGSGYDRFNLRINNTYKLAKKVKVGHNIAYSTYNSTNEGVDLGDAYKADPTMPVYDQNGYFGTSNNNDIGNPIASSYYKNDFSSGDRLVGNFFLDYKITKGLIFKTSLGVDRATNKGTRYTPVFFVSGKQFNDVSRLSQEENVFNALLWENTMSFMKQIGKHSINAVAGITTQNNTMQKWEGSENGVPNNSNMWYLGTGLVDSRNIIQEGASNSYLSFLGRVNYTFDNKYLATASFRADGSSRFGKDNKFGVFPSLALGWRISEENFLKSSDLINNMKLRASWGRIGNDKIGDYSKYSLINNNLNPVFGSDQTFQPGGTVINMANANLRWETVEQLDIGIEVGFWGDKLTIDADYYHKMTKDMLVYITPPGLVGSKGAVPSNIGEILNKGIDLSIQWNHKIGKVQYNIGANVSTIHNEVIALDPNNPFIYGGDLGNGQQVSLTTPGQAIGSFYGYKTNGVFQNQEQIDNMPSLPGAQPGDIIYQDINGDGVIDENDKTFIGSPIPSLIYGINLGIAYKNFDLSALFQGQSGNQIYNAKKAVRWGTTNFEESFLERWTGEGTSNSEPRVTNGGVNYEVSDRFIEDGSYLKLANITLGYTLPEHVTNKIFIEKCRIFAAASNIYLYQPYQSYSSEIISNSPLNAGIDFNTYPLTATYTLGINVNF, from the coding sequence ATGAAAAAGTTATTACTAACACTATTTTTTAGTATTTCTTGTATATCTCTGTACGCCCAAAATACACTTTCTGGAAAGGTGAAAAATAGTACAGGAGATGGCGTAATCGGAGCTACAATCCAAATTATTGGAACTCAAAAAGGGTCAATTACTGACTTCGAAGGAAATTTTAAAATCGATGGAATTCAACTCAACGATTCCATTCAAGTCTCCTCTATTGGTTATGTAACGGAGACAAGAGTAATCTCTAGTTTTTCACCTATTCAAGTGTTCTTGAATGAAGACATGGAACAACTTGAAGAAGTGGTGGTTATCGGTTATGGTGTCATGAAAAAGAGTGATCTAACAGGTGCCGTATCGAGTGTGAAGAGTGAAGATGTGGAGAAAATTCCAGCTTCAAACCCTTTACAATCTTTACAAGGTAAAATATCAGGTGTTCAGATTACTTCAGGTAACACACCAGGTAGTTCACCGAAGGTACAGATCAGGGGGGTCGGCACCACAGGTAATTCGAGCCCGCTGTATGTTGTGGATGGAATGCTTTTGGATGATATCAACTTCTTGAGTTCTAATGATATCGAATCAATGGAAGTCTTGAAAGATGCCTCAGCAACGGCAATTTATGGCTCAAGAGGTGCCAATGGTGTGGTCATTATCTCAACAAAACAAGGTTCGAAAGGAAAGGCAAAAGTGACTTTGGGCTCTTATGTAGGTATGCAACAAGTAGCGGCGCGACCCAATATGGTAAATGCACAAAAGTATGCTATGCTTCAAAACGAGATCATGAACAACCAAGGTTCAGACTTGATTTACACACAAGAACAAATCAGGAACATGGACAACGGTACAAATTGGATTGATGAAGCAACACGAAACGCACCAATCCAAAATTACCAAGTGGGTGTTTCAGGTGGATCATATAACATGATGTACAATATCACGGCAGGGTATTTCAATCAGTTAGGTGTTGTAGAAGGATCAGGTTACGACCGTTTCAACTTAAGAATCAACAATACGTACAAATTAGCGAAGAAAGTAAAAGTAGGTCATAATATCGCTTACTCTACTTACAACAGTACGAATGAAGGTGTGGATTTAGGAGATGCCTATAAAGCAGACCCAACAATGCCGGTCTACGATCAGAATGGTTACTTTGGTACTTCTAATAATAATGATATTGGTAACCCTATCGCTTCTTCTTATTACAAAAACGACTTCAGTAGTGGAGACCGTTTGGTAGGTAACTTCTTTTTGGACTATAAAATCACTAAAGGCTTAATTTTCAAAACAAGCTTAGGTGTAGATCGAGCGACAAACAAAGGAACGAGATATACTCCTGTATTCTTCGTAAGTGGTAAGCAATTCAATGATGTAAGTAGATTGTCGCAAGAAGAAAACGTATTCAATGCACTACTCTGGGAAAACACGATGAGCTTTATGAAGCAGATCGGTAAGCATAGCATCAATGCTGTAGCAGGTATTACCACTCAAAATAATACAATGCAAAAGTGGGAAGGTTCAGAAAATGGAGTACCTAATAACAGCAATATGTGGTACTTGGGTACTGGATTGGTAGACAGTAGAAATATTATTCAAGAAGGGGCCTCAAACTCCTATTTGTCTTTCCTTGGTAGAGTGAATTATACATTCGATAATAAGTACCTTGCAACAGCCTCATTTAGAGCGGATGGTTCTTCTCGTTTCGGAAAAGACAATAAGTTTGGTGTCTTCCCATCATTGGCTTTAGGTTGGAGAATTTCGGAAGAAAACTTCTTGAAATCTAGTGATTTGATCAACAACATGAAACTAAGAGCGAGTTGGGGTAGAATTGGTAATGACAAGATTGGGGATTACAGTAAGTATTCATTAATCAATAATAACTTAAATCCCGTTTTTGGTTCTGATCAAACATTCCAACCGGGTGGTACTGTAATTAATATGGCCAATGCTAACCTTCGTTGGGAAACTGTAGAACAATTAGATATTGGTATAGAAGTAGGTTTCTGGGGCGATAAATTAACGATAGATGCAGATTACTATCACAAAATGACAAAAGACATGTTGGTTTATATTACTCCTCCTGGTTTAGTAGGATCAAAAGGTGCTGTGCCTTCTAATATTGGTGAAATCTTGAATAAAGGTATTGATTTAAGTATCCAATGGAATCATAAAATCGGAAAAGTACAATATAATATCGGAGCCAATGTATCTACAATTCACAATGAGGTAATCGCATTAGACCCTAACAACCCTTTTATCTATGGAGGTGATTTAGGTAATGGTCAGCAAGTTTCTTTGACTACACCAGGTCAAGCAATTGGTTCATTCTATGGCTATAAAACAAATGGTGTATTCCAAAATCAAGAACAGATTGATAACATGCCATCATTGCCAGGAGCACAGCCAGGTGATATTATATATCAGGATATCAACGGTGATGGTGTGATTGACGAGAATGATAAAACGTTTATCGGAAGTCCAATACCAAGCTTAATTTATGGTATTAACTTAGGGATTGCTTATAAAAACTTTGACTTGTCAGCCTTATTCCAAGGACAATCAGGCAATCAAATCTACAATGCAAAAAAAGCAGTACGTTGGGGTACGACTAACTTCGAAGAGTCTTTCCTAGAAAGATGGACAGGAGAAGGCACAAGCAACAGCGAGCCAAGAGTAACCAATGGAGGTGTAAACTATGAAGTATCAGATCGCTTTATTGAAGACGGGTCTTACCTTAAACTAGCAAATATCACTTTAGGGTATACTTTGCCAGAGCATGTGACCAATAAAATATTCATTGAAAAATGTAGAATTTTTGCAGCCGCATCCAATATTTATTTATACCAACCTTATCAGTCGTATAGTTCAGAAATCATTTCAAATTCACCACTTAATGCAGGAATTGATTTCAATACTTATCCATTGACTGCTACTTACACATTAGGTATTAACGTGAACTTCTAA
- a CDS encoding LamG-like jellyroll fold domain-containing protein, with product MKQHFLFLLIIAFATSCGLNPDQVKTLTSPPTDDARDTINVESEPILPPTDEVEDTTDVEPEPIEGIQLVSPSNAQAHLTFDKEVQLTWTAEKIDLTYEIFLWKSSEEMPEEPLVSGLQDAFFVITDLEENTEYSWLVKGNDEANYLISNPSVFITSNVSLKSVFERKVMGLSFNNSVEEDDNLYEVEDHNTSFTNDRFGNTNSAFNGSDAIETGTAAIISYHENLNPGNMTVSVWVRPTDLSNVGWIYSMQRWEGFSMKRESDGRIKNMYFHETSNWGAVDFFTDEIEFEQWTNITITVDGLVRKVYYNGEKVDEIEALGPVHFNAGVGSNLIIGAQVENDNTNLQESFNGGIDDFRIFKEAMTDEEVKTFYNYESNYNPYL from the coding sequence ATGAAACAGCACTTCTTATTTTTATTGATCATAGCCTTTGCTACTAGTTGTGGATTAAATCCAGATCAAGTAAAAACCCTTACTTCACCTCCAACAGATGATGCAAGAGATACAATTAATGTGGAGTCAGAACCTATTTTACCTCCAACAGATGAAGTTGAAGATACAACTGATGTGGAGCCTGAACCTATTGAAGGTATTCAATTAGTTTCCCCTTCTAATGCACAAGCACATCTAACGTTTGACAAAGAAGTACAGCTAACTTGGACTGCAGAGAAAATAGACCTGACTTATGAAATATTCTTATGGAAATCTTCTGAAGAAATGCCCGAAGAACCTTTAGTGAGTGGTCTTCAAGATGCTTTCTTTGTGATCACTGATTTAGAAGAAAACACAGAATACAGCTGGTTGGTGAAAGGAAATGATGAAGCCAATTATCTTATTTCAAATCCATCAGTATTTATCACTTCTAACGTTTCATTAAAATCCGTTTTTGAAAGAAAAGTGATGGGCTTATCCTTTAATAACTCTGTGGAGGAAGATGACAATTTGTATGAAGTAGAAGACCACAATACAAGTTTTACAAACGATAGATTTGGAAATACAAACAGTGCTTTCAATGGCTCAGATGCAATAGAAACAGGGACGGCAGCGATTATTTCCTATCATGAAAACCTCAATCCAGGTAATATGACGGTTTCAGTTTGGGTACGCCCAACAGATTTATCGAATGTAGGATGGATTTACTCTATGCAACGTTGGGAAGGATTCAGTATGAAAAGAGAGAGTGATGGCCGTATCAAAAACATGTACTTCCATGAAACTTCAAATTGGGGTGCGGTTGATTTCTTTACAGATGAAATTGAATTTGAACAATGGACCAACATCACAATAACCGTAGATGGCTTAGTGAGAAAGGTATACTATAACGGTGAAAAAGTAGATGAGATTGAAGCGTTAGGTCCTGTTCATTTTAATGCAGGAGTTGGCTCAAACCTCATTATCGGTGCTCAAGTAGAGAACGATAACACCAATTTACAAGAGTCGTTTAATGGAGGAATTGATGACTTCAGAATCTTCAAAGAAGCCATGACAGACGAAGAAGTAAAGACATTCTATAATTACGAATCAAACTATAATCCTTATTTATAA
- a CDS encoding RagB/SusD family nutrient uptake outer membrane protein, which produces MKKLFLYTITLLLLGSCSNLLEKTPQGQETSADYFKTQDGALKATNAIYESLRGWNTTAWGPIGLVDIASDDADKGSTSTDSYDMIELNNASYLPNNGTIQGYYNEHYQAINRTNQVIINVPEGEFDENLKARYIAEAKCLRAFFYFNLVRAYGGMPIVDRLLNPEEYKVSRSTKEETYAFIIKDLEEAVEILPTKSQYDLSELGRVTKGTAQALLAKVYLFQASFSGSNEDYQKSLNAAEALIQSGEYSLYPNFAEIFRLEGENCSESIFEVQTHDFQQGGGSSQFTEIQGIRSNVLNKGWGFNIPSKSLRDAFEANDPRYDATIITAGQTLYDGEVMPRPEDGIFGDNSDPINEFYSYKVYSPSHNGGNNNSPMNIRLLRYSDIILVAAEASNALGNSSKALGYLNSVRARARTGLNVLPDVTVSDQVQLREAIWNERRVELAMEQHRYFDLMRMDDVSPGYAKSKLVENGDNVFDVAKNKVYPIPQAEINAVGSDILKQNPNY; this is translated from the coding sequence ATGAAAAAATTATTCTTATATACCATTACACTTTTACTTTTAGGTTCTTGTTCAAACCTATTAGAAAAAACACCTCAAGGACAGGAAACATCTGCGGATTATTTTAAAACTCAAGATGGAGCCTTAAAAGCTACAAATGCGATTTACGAAAGTTTGAGAGGTTGGAATACAACTGCTTGGGGCCCAATAGGGTTAGTAGATATTGCTTCTGATGATGCCGATAAAGGATCAACATCAACGGACAGTTATGATATGATTGAATTGAATAATGCTTCATATTTACCCAACAACGGTACCATCCAAGGGTATTACAATGAGCATTATCAAGCAATCAATCGTACTAACCAAGTAATTATTAATGTTCCTGAGGGTGAGTTTGATGAAAACTTGAAAGCAAGATATATTGCTGAAGCGAAATGTCTTAGAGCATTTTTCTACTTCAACTTAGTAAGAGCGTATGGAGGTATGCCTATTGTGGATCGTTTATTAAACCCAGAAGAGTACAAAGTATCACGTTCGACAAAAGAGGAAACATATGCTTTTATCATCAAGGATTTGGAAGAAGCAGTGGAAATTCTGCCCACAAAATCACAATATGATTTATCTGAACTTGGTCGTGTGACTAAAGGTACAGCACAAGCATTATTGGCAAAAGTATACCTTTTCCAAGCATCATTTTCAGGTTCAAATGAAGATTACCAAAAGTCATTGAACGCGGCGGAAGCTTTAATTCAGTCAGGAGAGTATAGCTTGTACCCGAACTTTGCTGAGATCTTTAGATTGGAAGGTGAAAACTGCTCTGAGTCTATTTTTGAGGTGCAAACGCATGATTTCCAACAAGGTGGAGGGAGTAGTCAATTCACTGAAATTCAGGGTATCCGTTCGAATGTATTGAATAAGGGTTGGGGTTTTAATATTCCATCAAAATCACTTAGAGATGCATTTGAAGCCAATGATCCTCGTTATGATGCCACAATCATCACAGCAGGTCAAACATTGTATGACGGTGAAGTAATGCCAAGACCAGAAGATGGAATATTCGGAGATAATTCAGACCCCATTAACGAATTCTATAGTTATAAGGTTTATTCTCCTTCACATAATGGAGGGAATAACAATAGCCCAATGAACATTAGATTGTTGAGATATTCAGATATAATCCTTGTAGCGGCAGAAGCATCTAATGCCTTAGGTAATTCGTCAAAGGCCTTAGGTTACTTGAACAGTGTTAGAGCTAGAGCCCGTACAGGTTTAAATGTTTTACCGGATGTAACAGTGTCTGATCAAGTACAATTAAGAGAAGCTATTTGGAATGAAAGACGTGTCGAATTAGCCATGGAACAGCATAGGTATTTTGACTTGATGAGGATGGATGATGTGTCTCCAGGTTACGCCAAAAGCAAGTTAGTTGAGAATGGTGATAACGTTTTTGATGTTGCTAAAAATAAGGTCTATCCCATTCCACAAGCTGAAATTAATGCTGTAGGAAGCGACATTTTGAAGCAAAATCCGAATTACTAA